A region of Dioscorea cayenensis subsp. rotundata cultivar TDr96_F1 chromosome 5, TDr96_F1_v2_PseudoChromosome.rev07_lg8_w22 25.fasta, whole genome shotgun sequence DNA encodes the following proteins:
- the LOC120262369 gene encoding uncharacterized protein LOC120262369, which produces MGRSCLLEMLLISMVFSISITQGHCRWIKLTVNYDKGYPSHEENSSVERGMMEMVMDYGDPRANTNHRGGAFNPPTGSSHKP; this is translated from the exons ATGGGTAGATCTTGCCTTCTTGAGATGCTTCTCATCTCAATGGTTTTCTCAATCTCAATCACTCAAG GACATTGTAGATGGATTAAACTAACGGTTAATTATGACAAGGGTTATCCTTCTCATGAG GAAAATTCAAGTGTGGAAAGGGGAATGATGGAGATGGTGATGGACTATGGGGACCCAAGAGCAAACACAAATCACAGAGGTGGAGCTTTTAACCCTCCAACCGGATCTTCTCACAAACCTTAA
- the LOC120261713 gene encoding RNA polymerase-associated protein LEO1 — MSGDTKRGLKKKKDGDAEVDELLRQTEDDLLLKLSVNAHTVSDSSLDSDLARRFQALKSPAALAPISSKPREGKGKPENEEDAERQRILGDDLSARFAALKGCSSEANQSPSQSKMMMEIGGSDAEDDEVEKVMRWAIDAARLDPSKGGDDDDDDDDVEVSDDEEIAKKVSDDEEIAKKERNKGKGKPKKWFFF, encoded by the coding sequence ATGAGTGGAGACACGAAGCGGGgcctgaagaagaagaaggatggcgATGCGGAGGTGGACGAGCTCCTGCGCCAAACCGAGGATGATCTCCTCCTCAAGCTCAGCGTCAACGCCCACACCGTCTCCGACTCATCCTTGGACTCCGATTTAGCCCGCCGCTTCCAAGCCCTTAAATCGCCTGCGGCCTTGGCTCCGATCTCGTCCAAGCCAAGAGAAGGAAAAGGTAAGCCGGAGAATGAAGAGGATGCGGAGCGACAGAGGATCCTTGGAGACGATCTATCTGCGAGGTTCGCAGCGCTAAAGGGTTGCTCTTCAGAGGCAAATCAAAGTCCATCGCAGTCCAAGATGATGATGGAAATTGGGGGTTCTGATGCGGAGGATGATGAGGTTGAGAAGGTTATGCGATGGGCCATTGACGCGGCACGGCTTGATCCTTCGAAAGGcggcgatgatgatgatgatgatgatgatgtggaggTTTCTGATGATGAGGAGATTGCGAAGAAGGTTTCTGATGATGAGGAGATCgcgaagaaggagagaaacaaAGGCAAGGGGAAGCCCAAGAaatggtttttcttttga
- the LOC120260682 gene encoding uncharacterized protein LOC120260682: MSARVAFAAAAAISRSSSRASSAKLIPHRGLAGGGDHHGPPKVNFWEDPLSPSKWKEEHFVLVSLSGWGLLIYGGFKLFGGKKEKKEEVVPDAKQ, from the exons ATGTCAGCTCGGGTGGCGTTCGCTGCGGCTGCGGCCATCTCTCGCTCTTCTTCTCGCGCTTCTTCTGCTAAGCTGATCCCACACCGCGGCCTCGCCGGTGGCGGAG ATCATCATGGACCTCCAAAGGTTAACTTTTGGGAAGACCCATTAAGCCCATCAAAGTGGAAGGAAGAACAT TTTGTGCTTGTCAGCTTAAGTGGTTGGGGTTTATTGATTTATGGAGGTTTCAAGCTTTTTGgtgggaaaaaagaaaagaaagaagag GTGGTGCCAGATGCAAAGCAGTAG